Within Syntrophales bacterium, the genomic segment GTGACGAACTGGTCGTTCTGGGTCAGGGCAGGGATGGTTCTGTCGCGGCTACCGTGGTAAAGGTGAAGGGAATTTACCGTTCCGGCCAGGACGATTTTGACCGGTCATCAATCCAGATTCCCCTTAAAAACTTTCAGGACGTATATTATATGCGTGGAGCGGTTCACGAGGTCGTGGTTCTCGGTAAGTCGTTAAATGATGTACAGAAAATAAAAAAGATTGCCGTAGCCGATATTAATAATGCAGACAAAACACATCATCTGGTAGCTCTTGACTGGACGGAACTGATGCCCGGCCTGGTAGAAGCTATCCAGATGGATCTCTACAGCGGGTTCATTTTTTACTTAATTCTGATTATTGTCGTTGCCTTCAGCATTTTAAACACCTTTCTCATGTCGGTATTTGAGCGAACGAAAGAGTTTGGTGTTCTTATGGCAATTGGAACAACTCCGGGACGCTTAACCAAACTTCTCCTGATCGAATCAATAACCATGACACTGGTGGGAATCTGTGTCGGTATTATACTCGGAATGTTGGTAACCTGGTATTTTCAAGTTCACGGATTTGTCATTTCGGGAACTTCCGACATATTGAGCCAGTTCGGAATGCCCGATAGAATATTTC encodes:
- a CDS encoding ABC transporter permease, producing MSIDFKMAWRNIWRNPRRSILTISAIAFACLLLVFMLSWQFGSYDTMINSAVKIHTGHLQVQAKGYDDKRGIRMVVPDPAKIGGLLDTIPEVTAYTYRTNAFSLVSSKDRTYGVVVVGIDPEKEARVSTIKELIRKGQYLSDKDTDQAIVGNLLAKNLHVDLGDELVVLGQGRDGSVAATVVKVKGIYRSGQDDFDRSSIQIPLKNFQDVYYMRGAVHEVVVLGKSLNDVQKIKKIAVADINNADKTHHLVALDWTELMPGLVEAIQMDLYSGFIFYLILIIVVAFSILNTFLMSVFERTKEFGVLMAIGTTPGRLTKLLLIESITMTLVGICVGIILGMLVTWYFQVHGFVISGTSDILSQFGMPDRIFPRLSLRSVLIGPGAVLVITFLTALYPALKVRRIVPVEAMKAV